The following are encoded together in the Candidatus Omnitrophota bacterium genome:
- a CDS encoding DegT/DnrJ/EryC1/StrS family aminotransferase, with protein sequence MDLKSLHRDILPEYLKKVKNIFDSNDFILGEEVKQFESEFAVYCNVRYAVGVNSGTDALFLGLLSLGIGKNDEVIVPAFTYIASALAITYTGAKPKFVDIEESSYNIDVDSLNKAISKKTKAIMPVHLYGQPANMPQILKIADKYGLKVIEDSAQAHGADWKDSKGNWHKAGSSSDVGCFSFYPSKNLGACGDGGIVVTNSKKLYKRLLMLRDYGRTSRYDHRTIGYNSRLDTLQAAVLRLKLKKLDRANSMRKYNASIYNSLLNGCPGIKLPIVSDFARHIYHVYAIRIKNRNNLIKLLKKRKITALIHYPIPLHLQKAYKFLGYKKGDFPVSERVAKEVLSLPMYPHLKKREIEYVASCLRKIYER encoded by the coding sequence ATGGATTTAAAAAGTCTGCATCGAGATATTTTGCCGGAATATCTAAAGAAGGTTAAAAATATTTTCGATTCTAACGATTTCATTTTAGGTGAAGAGGTTAAACAATTTGAGTCTGAGTTTGCTGTTTATTGTAATGTAAGGTATGCAGTAGGTGTAAACTCTGGGACAGATGCTTTATTTTTAGGATTACTAAGTTTAGGTATTGGGAAAAACGATGAGGTAATCGTACCCGCCTTTACTTATATTGCTAGTGCTTTGGCCATAACTTATACTGGTGCAAAACCTAAGTTTGTAGATATTGAAGAATCTAGCTATAACATAGATGTGGATAGCCTCAATAAGGCCATATCCAAAAAAACCAAGGCGATTATGCCTGTACATCTTTATGGACAGCCGGCAAATATGCCTCAGATTTTAAAGATTGCAGATAAATATGGGCTTAAAGTTATAGAGGATTCTGCTCAGGCACATGGGGCAGATTGGAAAGATTCGAAAGGCAATTGGCATAAGGCTGGAAGCAGTTCAGATGTAGGATGTTTTAGCTTTTATCCATCTAAGAATTTAGGTGCTTGTGGTGATGGTGGTATAGTAGTAACCAATAGTAAAAAGCTTTATAAAAGATTACTTATGCTTAGAGATTATGGCAGAACAAGTCGTTATGATCACAGAACAATCGGTTACAACTCTCGCTTAGATACCTTGCAAGCTGCAGTATTGCGGCTTAAGCTTAAAAAGCTAGATAGGGCAAATAGTATGCGTAAATATAATGCATCAATCTACAATAGTTTATTAAATGGCTGTCCTGGTATTAAGCTTCCTATAGTATCAGATTTTGCCCGGCATATCTATCATGTTTATGCAATAAGGATAAAAAACCGAAATAATTTAATAAAATTGCTAAAGAAAAGAAAAATCACCGCCCTGATTCATTATCCCATACCACTGCATCTACAAAAGGCATATAAATTCTTGGGATACAAAAAAGGAGATTTTCCAGTATCTGAGAGAGTTGCCAAAGAAGTACTTTCACTTCCCATGTACCCACATTTAAAGAAAAGGGAAATTGAATATGTGGCTAGCTGTTTAAGGAAAATTTATGAAAGATAA
- a CDS encoding glycosyltransferase family 9 protein, which translates to MKRILFINPFGIGDCLFTTPLISAIKEHWPDSFIGYWCNQRVSDILKSNPKIDVVFPLSRGDIKRIYSYSFFAKIKNTLFLRSKIRRTRFDVSLDFSLDHRYGMLAKLCGIKRRIGIDYRKRGKFLTQKLEISGYHDKHIVEYYLQLLDFFKIEPLAPKLELFVDGASRNWAKKFLIKHDLDSSQDFIGVCPGAGESWGKDASFKRWDAKNFASVCNKIITNSALKILIFGNKQDEQVCEAVYNSINEKANVHKLYPSLSLNQFSALLERCKFILTNDGGPLHMAVALGVRSVSVFGPVNEVVYGPYPQSKEHIVMKSDLSCRPCYKNFRISKCENNNKCLVDISPEEVFSKVRRFL; encoded by the coding sequence ATGAAAAGAATACTATTTATAAATCCATTTGGCATTGGAGATTGCCTGTTTACAACGCCTTTAATTTCAGCAATAAAGGAGCACTGGCCAGATTCTTTTATAGGCTATTGGTGCAATCAAAGGGTAAGTGATATTTTAAAATCCAACCCTAAAATTGATGTTGTTTTTCCTTTAAGCAGGGGAGATATAAAAAGAATATATAGCTATTCTTTCTTTGCCAAGATTAAAAATACCCTTTTCTTGCGATCTAAGATTAGAAGGACAAGATTCGATGTTTCGCTAGATTTTTCGCTGGATCATCGCTACGGCATGTTGGCAAAACTATGCGGCATAAAGAGACGCATTGGTATCGACTATCGAAAACGCGGTAAATTTTTAACTCAAAAGTTAGAAATTTCTGGATACCATGATAAGCATATAGTAGAATATTATCTTCAATTATTGGACTTTTTTAAGATTGAGCCCTTGGCTCCAAAACTAGAATTGTTTGTTGATGGTGCGTCAAGAAACTGGGCAAAAAAATTCTTAATTAAGCATGATCTGGATTCTAGTCAGGATTTTATAGGGGTATGTCCTGGAGCAGGAGAAAGTTGGGGCAAGGATGCTTCATTTAAGCGTTGGGATGCCAAAAATTTCGCAAGCGTTTGCAACAAAATTATCACTAATAGCGCACTAAAGATTTTAATCTTCGGCAATAAACAAGATGAACAGGTTTGTGAGGCTGTATATAATTCTATAAATGAGAAGGCGAATGTTCATAAGCTATATCCGTCCTTGAGCTTGAATCAATTTAGCGCTCTTTTGGAAAGATGTAAGTTCATTTTAACTAATGATGGAGGCCCGTTACATATGGCAGTGGCTTTAGGCGTAAGGTCGGTTTCGGTGTTTGGGCCGGTAAATGAAGTTGTCTATGGTCCCTACCCGCAATCAAAAGAGCATATTGTGATGAAGTCTGATTTATCCTGTCGGCCTTGCTATAAGAATTTTCGAATTTCAAAATGTGAAAATAACAATAAATGTTTAGTTGATATTAGCCCAGAAGAGGTTTTTTCAAAAGTAAGGAGGTTTCTGTGA
- a CDS encoding glycosyltransferase family 9 protein: MNLDKISNILAIRTDRFGEFILTLPAIHALKESFPNSSITLMAHPYSRQLVQGSPDIDQIIEYQDPYSRGLLRTFRLINELKRRRFDLAVIFNPKKKFNIVTFLAGIPNRLGYDRKWGFLLNKKVKDFKFLGAKHEVEYNFDLIESLAVQKQKKVFPISIDKDDQDFLDNILKGLGVNNGSSLVIVHPWTSDVTKQWPLASFINLVKRLIKELNLQVILIGGKEEEASAESFSQEVGSGIINLTGKLSLRHLASLFKRSKCLISNDSGPVHLAAAVDTLVIALFRSDIPGKSSRRWGPYGKGHMVIEKPRLEEIDVQDVLEKVKILIMH, translated from the coding sequence ATGAACCTAGACAAGATCTCTAATATTCTTGCAATAAGGACAGATAGATTCGGAGAATTTATTTTGACCCTACCTGCAATACATGCTTTAAAAGAGAGTTTCCCAAATTCTTCAATAACCTTAATGGCCCATCCTTATAGTAGGCAGCTAGTGCAGGGGAGTCCTGATATTGACCAGATTATAGAATACCAAGACCCTTATTCTCGTGGACTGTTAAGAACATTTAGATTGATAAATGAATTAAAGAGGCGAAGATTCGATCTGGCAGTTATATTCAATCCAAAAAAGAAATTTAATATTGTCACTTTTTTGGCTGGAATCCCAAATCGCCTCGGATATGATCGAAAATGGGGCTTTCTTCTTAATAAAAAAGTCAAAGATTTTAAATTCCTAGGGGCAAAACATGAGGTAGAATATAATTTTGATTTAATCGAATCGCTCGCTGTTCAGAAACAAAAGAAGGTATTTCCAATTTCAATCGATAAAGATGACCAAGATTTCCTGGATAATATCCTAAAAGGTCTAGGGGTAAATAATGGTTCTTCTTTGGTTATAGTCCATCCCTGGACAAGCGACGTTACCAAGCAATGGCCACTTGCCTCTTTTATCAATTTAGTCAAGAGGCTTATTAAGGAGCTTAATTTGCAGGTTATCCTTATTGGAGGCAAGGAAGAAGAGGCTTCGGCAGAAAGTTTTAGCCAGGAGGTAGGCAGCGGAATCATTAATTTGACAGGAAAGTTGTCCTTGCGGCATTTGGCCAGCCTTTTTAAAAGAAGTAAATGCTTAATTTCTAATGACAGTGGTCCAGTGCATTTAGCAGCAGCAGTTGATACATTGGTTATTGCGTTGTTTCGTTCTGATATCCCGGGAAAATCTTCCAGGCGATGGGGGCCTTATGGTAAAGGTCATATGGTTATCGAAAAACCACGCCTAGAAGAGATTGATGTCCAAGATGTATTGGAGAAGGTCAAGATTTTGATAATGCATTAA
- a CDS encoding glycosyltransferase family 2 protein has translation MEKITAVIIVKNAEKEVEKCLQSLKNLVDDIVIVDDLSSDNTVEICKRYGAKVITHESKGNFCNQRNIGLENARGDWILQMDADEIIPKESVHKIIKALADSKDFAAFKLFRKNFFLGYALKSVGTDNYMIKIFRKGKGHYIGSTLHETLKIDGAIGEIEAEIYHYPFTSIRQALEKSNHYSSKESEEFLEDRNELDFREVRYRLGWKPIKLFWKLYVKKKGYKDGMYGFIWCILNVIFAMNRWLKIWEKALNEGKLKNYPKP, from the coding sequence ATGGAAAAAATAACAGCAGTAATAATAGTAAAAAACGCAGAGAAGGAAGTAGAGAAATGCTTGCAATCTTTGAAAAATCTTGTTGATGATATTGTAATCGTAGATGATCTAAGTAGTGACAATACTGTAGAGATTTGCAAAAGATATGGCGCAAAAGTAATAACTCATGAGTCCAAGGGGAATTTTTGTAATCAACGAAATATCGGCTTAGAGAATGCCAGGGGTGATTGGATTTTACAGATGGACGCCGACGAAATAATCCCAAAGGAGTCAGTGCATAAGATTATAAAGGCCTTAGCGGATTCGAAAGATTTCGCTGCCTTTAAGCTTTTCCGGAAGAATTTCTTTTTGGGCTATGCCTTAAAGAGTGTTGGTACTGACAATTATATGATAAAGATTTTTAGAAAAGGGAAAGGTCATTACATAGGTAGCACCTTGCATGAGACGTTGAAAATAGATGGAGCAATAGGAGAGATCGAGGCAGAGATATATCATTATCCTTTTACTTCGATTAGGCAGGCCCTTGAGAAATCCAATCATTATTCAAGTAAAGAATCAGAGGAATTTCTAGAGGATAGGAATGAATTGGATTTCAGGGAAGTAAGATATCGTCTTGGCTGGAAGCCAATTAAATTATTTTGGAAACTTTATGTTAAGAAAAAAGGATACAAAGATGGTATGTATGGTTTTATCTGGTGCATATTAAATGTCATTTTTGCTATGAATAGGTGGCTTAAGATCTGGGAGAAAGCTCTCAATGAAGGCAAGCTAAAAAATTACCCTAAGCCCTGA
- a CDS encoding transketolase codes for MRDAFVRSLYKQFKINPSIYLLVADLGIFIFDDFKKSFPKRFINIGVAEANMIGMASGLALCGKIPFVYSIVPFVTARCFEQIRIDACYQNLPVKIIGVGGGFAYASLGPTHHAIEDISIMRSLPNMTVISPADTYETEKAVEAIVKIKGPVYLRLVKSGEPKVHTKNYDFTVGKAVKLRDGKDVTIISTGGLVYNCLKACEILEEVGIKARLLNFHTIKPIDKESIFDAAANTKAIITVEEHSIIGGLGSAVAEVLAENSDIHVPFRREGINDTFCKEFGSHSYLQQIHGFSVSDIVKKAKRFLASI; via the coding sequence ATGAGAGATGCCTTTGTAAGAAGTTTATATAAGCAATTCAAGATAAACCCTTCTATCTATTTATTGGTTGCTGACTTAGGTATTTTTATTTTTGATGACTTTAAAAAATCATTTCCCAAAAGGTTTATTAATATAGGCGTTGCGGAAGCAAATATGATTGGCATGGCTTCTGGCCTTGCGCTTTGCGGAAAAATCCCTTTTGTTTATTCAATTGTCCCCTTTGTTACTGCTCGTTGTTTTGAGCAAATAAGAATTGATGCATGCTATCAAAATTTACCCGTTAAGATTATTGGAGTGGGAGGAGGATTTGCATATGCAAGCTTGGGGCCGACTCATCATGCTATTGAAGATATCTCCATAATGCGTTCCTTGCCCAACATGACTGTAATTTCTCCCGCAGATACTTATGAAACAGAAAAAGCAGTCGAAGCGATAGTAAAGATTAAAGGCCCTGTCTATTTACGCCTTGTAAAAAGCGGCGAACCAAAAGTCCATACCAAAAATTATGATTTTACTGTTGGTAAAGCAGTTAAGTTAAGAGACGGCAAAGATGTTACTATTATCTCTACGGGTGGACTCGTGTATAATTGCCTGAAGGCTTGTGAGATATTGGAGGAAGTAGGCATAAAGGCACGCCTGCTTAACTTCCATACCATAAAACCCATAGATAAAGAATCTATTTTTGATGCTGCAGCTAATACGAAGGCGATTATTACAGTAGAAGAGCATAGTATTATTGGTGGATTAGGGAGTGCAGTGGCTGAAGTTTTAGCAGAAAATTCTGATATTCACGTTCCTTTCCGCAGAGAAGGTATAAATGATACCTTTTGTAAAGAATTTGGTTCTCACAGCTACCTACAGCAGATTCATGGATTTTCTGTCTCTGATATAGTAAAAAAGGCAAAAAGATTTCTCGCATCGATATAA
- a CDS encoding transketolase, which yields MRKVPNQKLIKRLNLVAKEVRQDIVRTSFSSKSAHIAASLSAVDILVALYFEILKVKSNDSLWSGRDRFILSKGHGCLGLYATLTRAGFLSQAQLKSFCRDGGCLGGHPEFGRIPGLEASTGSLGHGLSIGEGMALSFKHGRKKNKVFVLLGDGECNEGSIWEAAMSISHFKLDNICAIIDYNKLQATGRTEAIMALEPFKKKWEAFGWQCKEINGHRMNEILAALKSIPFKKNKPSLIIAHTVKGKGISFMENKLIWHYRPPNEKEMMRALKELSKG from the coding sequence ATGAGAAAAGTTCCAAATCAAAAACTTATAAAGAGATTAAATCTAGTTGCTAAAGAGGTACGCCAAGACATAGTCAGGACTTCATTTTCATCAAAAAGTGCACATATTGCTGCATCTCTTTCAGCCGTTGATATACTAGTTGCTTTATATTTTGAAATCCTAAAGGTTAAAAGCAATGATTCACTATGGTCAGGACGCGACAGATTTATTCTAAGTAAAGGACATGGCTGTCTGGGTTTATATGCCACATTAACAAGAGCTGGTTTTTTAAGCCAAGCCCAATTAAAATCTTTTTGTAGAGATGGTGGTTGCTTAGGAGGACATCCTGAATTTGGCCGAATTCCTGGTCTGGAGGCCTCCACTGGTTCTCTAGGTCATGGTTTGTCTATTGGCGAAGGTATGGCATTGAGTTTTAAACATGGCAGGAAGAAGAATAAGGTTTTTGTACTTTTAGGTGATGGAGAATGTAACGAAGGTTCGATTTGGGAAGCTGCCATGTCTATTAGTCATTTTAAGCTAGATAATATCTGCGCCATAATTGATTATAATAAATTGCAAGCAACAGGCAGGACAGAGGCAATTATGGCTTTGGAGCCATTCAAGAAGAAATGGGAGGCTTTTGGATGGCAGTGTAAAGAAATAAACGGCCACCGCATGAATGAGATACTAGCTGCATTAAAAAGTATCCCATTTAAAAAGAATAAACCTTCTTTGATTATTGCCCATACCGTCAAGGGTAAAGGTATTTCTTTTATGGAAAATAAGTTAATCTGGCATTACCGTCCTCCAAATGAGAAAGAAATGATGCGGGCCTTAAAGGAATTGTCTAAGGGTTAG
- a CDS encoding glycosyltransferase family 2 protein produces MLLTIVITVFNEKDTILEAIREVKDIRLEKEIIVVDNCSTDGTKQLLENLKDPSIEVVFQPENLGYGCSVKTGARLAKGKYLFVQNSDLEYDPSCVYQMVELAEKHGLDAVFGSRLAERKDDSFFEIIKERPYYLATLLSTFLINVFYGRKFTDVIGNRFYRRQVFDEVAVKSNFMAFDFELVSRLCRQGRRIEEIPVKYSPRTYKQGKKIKWHDSFPALFVMLKVKLFG; encoded by the coding sequence ATGCTTTTGACAATAGTTATTACTGTATTTAATGAGAAGGATACGATATTAGAAGCGATACGAGAGGTAAAGGATATAAGGCTTGAGAAAGAGATTATTGTAGTAGATAACTGCTCCACAGATGGAACAAAACAGCTTTTAGAGAACCTCAAGGATCCTTCAATTGAAGTCGTATTCCAGCCAGAAAATTTAGGTTATGGTTGCTCGGTTAAGACAGGGGCAAGATTGGCTAAAGGAAAATATCTCTTTGTTCAAAATTCAGATTTAGAATATGATCCTAGTTGTGTTTATCAGATGGTGGAGCTTGCAGAAAAACATGGGTTGGATGCAGTATTTGGTTCTCGTCTGGCAGAAAGGAAGGATGATTCTTTCTTTGAAATAATAAAGGAACGCCCATATTACTTAGCTACGTTATTAAGTACATTTTTAATAAATGTTTTTTATGGAAGAAAATTTACTGATGTAATAGGCAATAGATTTTATCGTAGGCAGGTTTTTGATGAGGTTGCTGTAAAGTCGAATTTTATGGCTTTTGATTTTGAGTTAGTTAGCAGACTCTGCAGACAGGGCAGAAGGATTGAAGAAATACCTGTAAAATACTCACCCCGTACTTATAAACAGGGTAAGAAGATAAAATGGCATGACAGTTTTCCTGCATTGTTTGTTATGTTAAAGGTTAAACTTTTTGGATGA
- the rfbH gene encoding lipopolysaccharide biosynthesis protein RfbH — MSKEKDRANFSKLVKAYYRKHLKPDKFIPGKTKIHYAGRVFDTQELTSMVYAVLDSWITLGAYGKELEEKLRNYMNAKNCILANSGSSANLLSTSALKSQKLSRPLKEGDEVITPALTFPTTFAPIVQAGFKPILVDCNISTLNIDEQKIQQAISKKTRAMVIPHTLGNPCNMELISKICKKHRLYLIEDVCDSLGAKFDRKRLGSFGHMGTLSFYPAHHITMGEGGAVIINDESFSKAVLSLRDWGRDCFCKGDSSLAGDCGRRFDYRIKLSDRSISYDHRYIYSHIGYNLKPTDIQAALGLAQFNKLNDFIRMRNRNFRRLFDGLKVFEDKFILSTWHKKSQPSWFAFPITLKSNCGFSRQELLRFLENNCIETRLIFAGNIIRQPAYSKCNFRISGNLKNSDIVMEKSFFIGVYPGLNKQKIDYIISVFRKFFKNKRK; from the coding sequence ATGAGTAAAGAAAAAGATAGAGCTAATTTTTCGAAATTAGTTAAAGCCTACTACAGGAAACATCTTAAGCCTGATAAGTTTATTCCTGGTAAAACCAAGATACATTATGCGGGTAGGGTATTTGATACTCAAGAATTGACTTCTATGGTTTACGCTGTTCTTGACTCTTGGATTACTTTAGGTGCTTATGGAAAAGAATTAGAGGAAAAATTAAGAAATTATATGAATGCCAAGAATTGTATATTAGCTAATTCAGGATCTTCAGCAAATCTTTTGAGTACTTCAGCCTTAAAATCTCAAAAATTGTCCAGACCGCTTAAAGAAGGTGATGAGGTTATTACTCCGGCGCTTACTTTTCCTACTACCTTTGCACCCATTGTCCAGGCTGGTTTTAAACCTATTTTGGTTGATTGTAATATTTCAACACTAAATATCGATGAGCAAAAGATTCAGCAGGCAATATCAAAAAAGACGAGAGCAATGGTTATCCCTCATACATTGGGTAACCCTTGCAATATGGAACTTATTAGTAAAATTTGCAAAAAACATAGGCTTTATTTAATTGAAGATGTCTGTGATAGTTTAGGAGCTAAATTTGATAGAAAAAGACTTGGCAGCTTTGGCCACATGGGGACATTAAGCTTTTATCCAGCTCATCATATTACCATGGGAGAGGGTGGAGCTGTGATTATTAATGATGAAAGTTTTTCTAAAGCTGTCCTGTCTTTGCGAGATTGGGGCAGGGATTGTTTCTGCAAAGGCGATTCTTCCCTAGCTGGCGATTGTGGCAGACGTTTTGATTACAGAATTAAACTCAGTGATAGAAGCATTTCTTATGATCACCGTTATATCTATAGCCATATCGGTTATAATCTTAAGCCAACAGATATTCAAGCAGCATTAGGATTAGCTCAGTTTAATAAGCTTAATGACTTTATAAGGATGAGGAATAGAAATTTCAGGCGCCTTTTTGATGGCCTTAAAGTATTTGAGGATAAATTTATTTTGTCCACTTGGCATAAAAAATCTCAACCCAGCTGGTTTGCTTTTCCTATTACCTTAAAGTCTAATTGTGGTTTTTCGCGCCAGGAACTTTTAAGATTTCTTGAAAACAATTGCATAGAAACAAGGTTGATATTTGCCGGCAATATTATTCGTCAGCCCGCGTATTCTAAGTGTAATTTTAGAATCTCTGGGAATCTAAAGAATTCTGATATTGTTATGGAGAAATCATTCTTTATTGGTGTTTACCCTGGTTTAAATAAGCAAAAAATAGATTATATTATCTCTGTATTTAGAAAATTTTTCAAAAATAAAAGAAAATAA
- a CDS encoding GDP-mannose 4,6-dehydratase has translation MSEDRRSWSGKKILITGFSGFLGSHLTLALLKSGARVIGIDKRVERKNSILKGKHLKLYSVCANIRNFRLVSDIITKHKPDFIFHLAAQAIVGKANKIPLATFKDNITGTWNILEVAKRCKIKNIIVSSSDKAYGVHSKLPYEEKSRLCGIYPYDVSKSCADLISHSYFKSFQLPVCVTRCGNIYGPGDLHFERIVPDTIISAIRGRTLLIRSDGKFTRDYIFVEDIVSGYLKLAQIMTRGRLHGQAFNFSNERPLSVLELVRKIYRLIGKRPKYRILNQASCEIKKQYLCAQKAKKVLSWRPKESLDSGLRKTIAWYEEYLKNE, from the coding sequence ATGAGTGAGGATAGACGATCCTGGTCAGGTAAAAAAATTTTAATAACTGGCTTTTCTGGCTTTTTAGGCAGCCATCTTACCCTAGCGCTCTTAAAAAGCGGTGCCAGAGTTATCGGCATTGACAAAAGAGTAGAAAGAAAGAATTCAATTCTTAAAGGTAAACATCTTAAACTTTATTCGGTTTGTGCTAATATTAGAAATTTTAGGCTAGTCTCAGATATTATCACTAAACATAAGCCTGATTTTATTTTCCATTTAGCTGCTCAGGCTATTGTTGGTAAAGCAAACAAGATACCCTTAGCTACTTTTAAGGATAATATTACTGGAACTTGGAATATACTAGAAGTAGCAAAAAGGTGTAAGATTAAGAATATAATTGTTTCTTCAAGTGATAAAGCATATGGCGTGCATAGTAAGCTACCCTATGAAGAAAAGAGTCGACTTTGCGGTATCTATCCTTATGATGTATCTAAGAGTTGTGCAGATTTAATTTCTCATTCTTATTTTAAAAGTTTCCAACTTCCGGTATGCGTTACTCGTTGCGGTAATATTTATGGCCCAGGTGATCTGCACTTTGAACGGATTGTGCCGGATACTATTATCTCGGCGATTCGAGGAAGGACTCTTTTGATTAGAAGCGATGGTAAGTTTACGCGTGATTATATTTTCGTTGAGGATATTGTATCTGGTTATTTGAAGTTAGCCCAAATTATGACTAGAGGAAGACTCCATGGTCAAGCCTTTAACTTTAGTAATGAAAGACCCCTAAGCGTTTTAGAGCTAGTAAGAAAAATCTATAGACTAATTGGTAAAAGGCCAAAATATAGGATACTTAATCAGGCAAGCTGTGAAATTAAGAAACAATATCTTTGTGCGCAAAAGGCAAAGAAAGTCTTAAGCTGGAGGCCAAAAGAGAGCTTGGATTCAGGCCTAAGAAAGACTATTGCTTGGTATGAGGAATATCTAAAAAATGAGTAA
- a CDS encoding NAD-dependent epimerase/dehydratase family protein, translating to MGLSKKRILVTGATGFVGANLIRSLIQSRCEIGIFSRTTSDFWRIQDIKKKLKNFSLDLREDDKVKKALKDFKPHIIFHLGCFGGYTHQRDADKMVSTNITGSFNLIKSVNPLSLELFVNVGSSSEYGPKKNPMHEDDRLAPVSVYGASKAASSLIANAFSSTFNIPIVNVRLFSPFGYFEDAHRFIPSFIISALRRRAIKLTPGRQRRDFLFISEVINAFLKIIDYRQDVIGQTINIASGKDYSLRQVARIILRELGNPIKPGWGVLAYRENEQFCWRADIRKARALLGWQPEVSLNDGLGKTVEWFRQNLGRFKHYE from the coding sequence ATGGGACTGTCAAAAAAGAGGATACTAGTTACAGGCGCAACAGGTTTTGTGGGAGCAAATCTAATTCGGTCCTTAATCCAAAGTCGTTGCGAAATAGGAATTTTTTCCCGTACGACTTCTGACTTCTGGAGAATTCAGGATATTAAAAAAAAGTTGAAGAATTTCAGTCTTGACTTACGAGAAGATGATAAGGTTAAGAAAGCATTGAAGGATTTTAAGCCACATATTATTTTTCATTTAGGCTGCTTTGGAGGTTATACTCATCAGAGAGACGCTGATAAAATGGTAAGTACAAATATTACTGGAAGCTTTAATCTAATAAAGTCAGTCAACCCTCTTTCTTTAGAGCTTTTTGTAAATGTAGGAAGTTCTTCTGAATATGGCCCCAAGAAGAATCCGATGCACGAAGATGACAGGCTTGCGCCAGTTAGCGTTTATGGAGCCTCTAAGGCAGCCTCTAGTCTGATTGCCAATGCCTTTTCCAGCACCTTTAATATACCGATAGTTAACGTGAGATTGTTCTCGCCCTTTGGATATTTTGAAGATGCCCATCGCTTTATACCATCTTTTATAATATCTGCTTTAAGAAGGAGAGCGATAAAGTTAACCCCCGGCAGACAGAGAAGAGATTTTTTATTTATATCTGAAGTAATAAATGCCTTTTTAAAGATTATCGATTATAGACAAGATGTTATTGGTCAAACTATTAATATAGCTAGTGGTAAGGACTATAGCTTGCGTCAAGTAGCGAGGATTATACTAAGGGAATTAGGCAACCCTATTAAGCCAGGCTGGGGAGTTTTAGCCTATAGAGAAAATGAGCAATTTTGCTGGCGGGCAGATATAAGAAAGGCAAGAGCGCTTCTTGGCTGGCAGCCAGAAGTAAGCCTAAATGATGGACTTGGCAAGACAGTAGAATGGTTTAGGCAAAACCTAGGGAGATTTAAACATTATGAGTGA
- the rfbF gene encoding glucose-1-phosphate cytidylyltransferase yields the protein MKVVILCGGRGTRLGSETESRPKPMVEIGGRPILWHIMKIYSSYGFNDFVLCLGYKGEGIKNYFLNYQGLNYDCILNLKSGAIRTLEHHLLEDWNVTLIDTGQDAQTGARVKKIERFIESDNFMLTYGDAVTNVDIGKLLEFHLRHKKIGTVTGVFPVARYQFGELFIKKNRVDIFHEKPIKVRKNALINGGFFVFNRKFFKLLKEDDNCILEQEPLERLAKTGQLNVYKHDGFWQCMDVARDAELLNRLWRGKAPWKIWKD from the coding sequence ATAAAGGTAGTAATTTTATGTGGTGGTAGAGGTACGCGCTTAGGAAGTGAAACAGAATCTCGCCCTAAGCCTATGGTGGAGATTGGGGGTCGGCCCATTCTTTGGCACATTATGAAGATTTATTCAAGCTATGGCTTTAATGATTTCGTTCTTTGCTTAGGTTATAAAGGAGAAGGTATAAAGAATTACTTTTTAAATTACCAGGGGCTTAATTATGATTGTATTTTAAATTTAAAGAGTGGTGCTATTAGGACCCTTGAGCATCATCTTTTGGAGGATTGGAACGTTACCCTTATTGATACAGGGCAGGATGCTCAGACAGGGGCGCGGGTAAAGAAGATAGAGAGATTCATTGAGTCAGACAATTTTATGCTCACTTATGGAGATGCGGTTACCAATGTAGACATTGGGAAGCTGTTAGAGTTTCACTTAAGACATAAGAAGATCGGGACGGTCACAGGAGTCTTTCCAGTTGCTCGTTATCAATTCGGAGAATTATTTATTAAGAAGAACCGGGTAGATATCTTTCATGAAAAGCCAATAAAGGTTCGCAAAAATGCATTAATTAATGGCGGCTTTTTTGTATTTAACAGAAAGTTTTTTAAATTACTAAAAGAGGATGACAATTGCATACTAGAGCAGGAACCTTTAGAAAGATTGGCAAAAACTGGCCAACTTAACGTTTATAAACATGATGGATTCTGGCAGTGTATGGATGTTGCACGCGATGCCGAATTACTTAATAGACTATGGCGGGGAAAAGCGCCCTGGAAGATTTGGAAGGATTAA